The sequence CTGAGAGGAGGAACTCATTAAATTCACGGGCAATGGTTGCCTCGTAGTCGTAATTCATGGTAAGGTAAGGATTCTCCCAGTCACCAAGTACTCCAAGACGCTTGAACTCATCCTTCTGGGTCTTGATCCACTTACCGGCATAGTTGCGGCATGCTCCTCTTTTGGCGATCTTGGGGATAGAGTTCTTCTTTTCACCAAGTTCCTGATCCACATTGTGCTCAATGGGCAGCCCATGACAATCCCAACCCGGAATATATGGAGCCTGAAATCCAGCCATACGTCTGGATTTCAGAATAATATCTTTTAAAATTTTATTGAAGGCAGTGCCAAGGTGGATGTGACCATTGGCATAGGGAGGGCCGTCATGAAGCACATACAATGGCTTGCCCTGAGCATGAACTTGTAACATTCCATATAAATCTTCTTTTTCCCAGCGTTTAAGGTACATTGGCTCTTTCTGATTCAGATTGGCCTTCATCTTAAACTTGGTCTGCGGCAGATTCAGGGTGTCCCTGTAATCCATAACTCTCTCCTTGATACGCGGTTTGCGATATTCGGTTTGCAATGTAAAAGCTGCTGCATAAGTAATGTGACAAATAAAAACTGCTAAAAATACCAACTGAGGGTGAAGATGCAAGGAAAATTGGTAAATTCCACTGAAACCAGCTTTAAATTTGACATCCGCGTATGCCTTAATTACTATAGTAAGGTTGTATATTTACTTAAAACTTACATAATACAGTACTCTTTCACATAACTATAGAGACAATCCATGACTAAAATCATTGCCATGGCTGGTAAAGGTGGGACGGGAAAAACCACCACCTCGGCCCTGTTGACCAGATATTTGCTCAAAAAAAGACAGACTCCCTTTCTGCTCGTCGACGCAGATGCCAATGCCAATCTCAATGAACTTTTAGGGCTTGACGTCAATATCACTCTTGGCCAGATTCGTAAAGAACTCAAAGGGGAACTCCCCCCTAACGTGACCCGTGATCAATTCATGGAAATGAAAATTCATCAGGCACTTATAGAAGAGACCGGATATGACCTGCTTGTTATGGGACAACCCGACGGCCCAGGTTGCTACTGCGCAGCAAACCAGTATCTTGCCATGACCATGGACAAACTGGCAGAAAACTACAAGTACATCATCGTTGACAACGAAGCCGGAATGGAGCATTTGAGTCGTATGAATATGCGTACTATTGATTATCTTCTTGTCACTTCTGATCCGTCTGCCAGAGGGATACTCACTGCAAAACGGATATCAGACATCACAGAACCCCTTGGACTTGAAATCAAAAATCAGTTTCTTCTGGTGAATCGTGCCCCACACCCCGTACCGCCGGCCCTTCAA comes from Desulfocapsa sulfexigens DSM 10523 and encodes:
- a CDS encoding ATP-binding protein produces the protein MTKIIAMAGKGGTGKTTTSALLTRYLLKKRQTPFLLVDADANANLNELLGLDVNITLGQIRKELKGELPPNVTRDQFMEMKIHQALIEETGYDLLVMGQPDGPGCYCAANQYLAMTMDKLAENYKYIIVDNEAGMEHLSRMNMRTIDYLLVTSDPSARGILTAKRISDITEPLGLEIKNQFLLVNRAPHPVPPALQSKIDEAVADSGMQLGGIIPSSESLINQELSGESYLNLDDNDDIVVTVNEMFDKIFS